One window of the Candidatus Chryseobacterium colombiense genome contains the following:
- a CDS encoding phosphopantetheine-binding protein: MEREKIIAIANDFLINEFEVDGDEISGEANLKKTLGLDSLDYIDLVVVIESNFGVKLGEADFKQMVTFDDFYTTIENKITEKNA; this comes from the coding sequence ATGGAAAGAGAAAAAATTATTGCTATAGCAAATGATTTTTTGATTAATGAATTCGAAGTAGATGGAGATGAGATCAGCGGAGAGGCTAATCTTAAGAAAACCCTTGGTTTAGATAGTCTGGATTATATTGATCTTGTAGTCGTAATAGAATCTAACTTCGGAGTGAAATTAGGAGAAGCAGACTTTAAGCAAATGGTGACATTTGATGATTTCTATACGACCATCGAAAATAAAATCACTGAAAAAAACGCATAA
- a CDS encoding beta-ketoacyl-[acyl-carrier-protein] synthase family protein: protein MENRVVITGMGIYSCIGTSLEEVRESLYQGKSGIILDKERKEFGFRSGLTGVVPKPDLKNLLNRRQRVSMGEESEYAYLATIDALKQANLGQDFLDAHEVGILYGNDSVSQAVVESIDIAREKKDTTLMGSGAIFKSMNSTVTMNLSTIFRLRGINLTISAACASGSHSLGLAYMMIKNGFQDMIVCGGAQETNKYSMASFDGLGVFSVREDGPTKASRPFDSARDGLIPSGGAATLIVESLESAQKRGANIIAEIVGYGFSSNGGHISTPNVDGPALAMNRALKQSGLEAGNIDYINAHATSTPIGDANEARAIHEIFGSEVPVSSTKSMTGHECWMAGASEVIYSILMMQNDFIAPNINLETPDEDAQKINLISKTKSQKIDVFLSNSFGFGGTNSALIVKKFD, encoded by the coding sequence ATGGAAAATAGGGTTGTAATTACCGGAATGGGAATTTATTCTTGCATCGGAACTTCTCTGGAAGAAGTCAGAGAATCCCTATATCAAGGTAAATCCGGTATTATTTTAGATAAAGAAAGAAAAGAATTCGGATTCAGATCGGGACTTACAGGAGTCGTTCCGAAGCCGGATCTGAAAAATCTATTGAACAGGAGACAACGTGTAAGCATGGGAGAAGAAAGCGAATACGCTTATCTTGCGACTATTGATGCACTTAAACAGGCCAATTTGGGTCAGGATTTCCTGGATGCCCATGAAGTTGGTATTTTATATGGAAATGATAGTGTTTCTCAGGCGGTCGTAGAATCTATTGACATTGCCAGAGAAAAGAAAGATACAACACTGATGGGATCCGGAGCCATCTTCAAATCGATGAATTCTACCGTTACGATGAATCTTTCAACGATATTCAGGTTGAGAGGAATTAATCTTACGATAAGTGCAGCTTGCGCAAGTGGATCGCATTCCCTTGGGTTGGCTTATATGATGATCAAAAACGGTTTTCAGGACATGATTGTTTGCGGTGGAGCGCAGGAAACCAATAAATATTCAATGGCTAGTTTTGACGGGTTAGGTGTTTTTTCAGTAAGAGAAGATGGGCCCACAAAAGCTTCAAGACCTTTCGACTCAGCCAGAGATGGACTTATTCCGAGTGGAGGAGCGGCAACTTTAATTGTTGAAAGTTTAGAATCTGCACAGAAAAGAGGTGCAAATATCATCGCAGAAATTGTTGGCTATGGATTTTCATCCAACGGAGGACATATTTCCACACCCAATGTTGACGGACCGGCTTTAGCAATGAACAGAGCTTTGAAGCAATCAGGATTAGAAGCCGGAAATATTGATTATATTAATGCTCATGCGACTTCTACACCTATTGGAGACGCTAATGAAGCAAGAGCTATTCACGAAATTTTCGGAAGTGAAGTTCCGGTAAGTTCTACGAAGTCAATGACGGGACATGAATGCTGGATGGCAGGAGCAAGTGAAGTGATTTATTCCATCCTGATGATGCAGAATGATTTTATCGCTCCGAACATCAACTTAGAAACTCCTGACGAAGACGCTCAAAAGATAAATCTGATCTCCAAAACAAAAAGTCAAAAAATTGATGTATTTTTGTCGAATTCTTTCGGATTTGGGGGAACCAATTCTGCATTAATAGTTAAAAAATTTGATTAA
- a CDS encoding lipid A biosynthesis acyltransferase, which translates to MNKWKGKSKGSILGYKIFVWCIKNIGIRSSYLVLYFVAAYYFLFLKKSNKYISYYFHKRLHYSSWKTKLSVFKSYFTFGQVLIDKTAISAGLRNKYTYEFDGIGNLKNLLAEKKGGVLISAHIGNFEIAERFFADIDFDCQINLVTTDQEVTVIKEYLESVAVSKSSIKFIYVKEDMSHIFDINDALSKNELICFTGDRYFEGSKYLEGELLGKAAKFPAGPFLIASRLGVPVVYVYVMKEKNLHYHLYARVAQNIKKRDSQGLLNSYTQNLESTLRKYPLQWFNYFDFWDDID; encoded by the coding sequence ATGAACAAGTGGAAAGGTAAATCCAAAGGCAGTATTTTAGGATATAAAATATTCGTCTGGTGTATTAAAAATATAGGGATCCGGAGTTCATATCTTGTTTTATACTTTGTTGCTGCCTATTATTTTTTATTTCTGAAAAAAAGCAATAAATACATTTCTTATTACTTTCATAAAAGACTTCATTACAGTTCTTGGAAAACAAAACTTTCAGTATTTAAAAGCTATTTTACATTTGGTCAGGTGCTAATTGATAAAACCGCTATTTCTGCTGGGCTTAGAAATAAATATACGTACGAATTTGACGGCATTGGGAACCTTAAAAACCTTTTGGCAGAAAAAAAAGGAGGAGTATTAATAAGTGCTCATATCGGAAATTTTGAAATTGCCGAACGTTTTTTTGCAGATATTGATTTTGATTGTCAGATCAATTTGGTGACTACAGATCAGGAAGTTACCGTGATTAAAGAATACCTCGAAAGTGTAGCGGTCAGTAAGAGTTCTATTAAGTTCATCTATGTGAAAGAAGATATGTCGCATATTTTCGATATTAATGATGCTTTATCCAAGAATGAACTGATCTGCTTTACCGGAGATCGTTACTTTGAAGGTTCAAAATATCTGGAAGGAGAGCTGCTTGGGAAAGCGGCAAAATTTCCTGCAGGTCCGTTCCTTATTGCTTCCAGATTGGGAGTTCCGGTTGTGTATGTCTATGTAATGAAAGAAAAAAATCTTCATTACCATTTATATGCAAGAGTGGCTCAAAATATCAAAAAGCGTGATTCACAAGGGCTTTTGAATTCATATACCCAGAATCTTGAATCCACGTTAAGAAAATATCCACTTCAATGGTTCAATTATTTTGATTTTTGGGATGATATTGATTAA
- the fabG gene encoding 3-oxoacyl-ACP reductase FabG: MKCAIVTGGSRGIGRAICLKLAEEKNYHILINYTSNEAAAKETLAAIEELGTTGEILKFDVGNAEETQQVLTEWQESNPSAVVEVIVNNAGITRDGLFMWMPSEDWNSVINTSLNGFYNVTNFFIQKLLRNKYGRIINMVSVSGVKGTAGQTNYSAAKGALVGATKALAQEVAKRNITVNAVAPGFIRTDMTQDFNEDELKTMIPANRFGEAEEVADLVAFLASRKSSYITGEVININGGIYS, from the coding sequence ATGAAATGTGCTATTGTAACAGGGGGCTCCAGAGGAATCGGAAGAGCAATCTGTTTGAAACTCGCAGAAGAAAAAAATTATCATATCCTTATCAACTACACTTCCAATGAAGCTGCGGCAAAAGAAACCTTGGCTGCAATAGAAGAGTTGGGAACAACCGGAGAAATTCTGAAATTTGATGTAGGAAATGCTGAAGAAACTCAACAGGTTTTAACAGAATGGCAGGAAAGCAATCCAAGCGCTGTAGTTGAAGTTATTGTAAATAATGCAGGAATCACAAGAGATGGATTATTTATGTGGATGCCGAGTGAAGACTGGAATTCTGTGATCAATACAAGTTTAAATGGTTTTTATAATGTAACTAATTTCTTTATTCAGAAATTGTTGCGTAACAAATATGGCAGAATTATCAATATGGTTTCTGTTTCCGGGGTGAAAGGTACTGCCGGACAAACCAATTATTCTGCAGCAAAAGGAGCTTTGGTAGGCGCTACAAAAGCGTTGGCCCAGGAAGTGGCAAAGAGAAATATTACGGTAAATGCAGTAGCACCTGGATTTATCAGAACAGATATGACGCAGGATTTTAATGAAGATGAATTGAAAACAATGATTCCTGCCAACAGATTTGGAGAAGCTGAAGAAGTAGCAGATTTAGTTGCATTTCTGGCGTCAAGAAAATCTTCTTACATTACGGGAGAAGTAATTAATATTAATGGAGGAATCTACTCTTAA
- a CDS encoding NAD(P)/FAD-dependent oxidoreductase, giving the protein MNKEFVDVLVIGAGPSGCVSSSYLKKNNVSVKVVEKTKFPRLVVGESLIPRVMDHFDEAGLFLALDKMGFEKKLGARFLRGDEVCIFDFSDKFGEGWDWTWQVPRADFDNTLAQEVINKGIDLEFEAEVIDIQFNGTDSVTTVKNKDGETKEIHAKFVIDSSGYGRVLPRLLDLEKPSKLSPHSAIFAHVEDLNREEGVEGTLISFDIIETEVWLWVIPFSNGNTSLGIVGPTEYIDKLIENGDTTEALRKAISLSDYYVKRFGNVDFLFEPRHLKDYSCSVKSLFGDGFALTGNASEFLDPVFSSGMAFATEGGMTAAKLALRQLNGEKVDWQTEFADYILYGVDVFTTYVKEWYTGNLQELFFHQPENPEVKKKICAVLAGYVWNKDNPFVKKHDTVIKNLANLIKLEKLEQQNQQ; this is encoded by the coding sequence ATGAACAAAGAATTTGTTGACGTTCTCGTAATCGGAGCTGGACCTTCCGGATGCGTATCTTCTTCATACTTAAAGAAGAACAATGTCAGCGTGAAAGTTGTTGAAAAAACAAAATTTCCAAGACTGGTTGTAGGCGAAAGTTTAATTCCGAGAGTAATGGATCATTTTGATGAAGCCGGACTTTTCCTTGCTTTGGATAAAATGGGTTTTGAAAAAAAGCTTGGAGCAAGATTCTTAAGAGGAGACGAAGTTTGTATTTTTGATTTTAGTGATAAATTCGGTGAAGGTTGGGATTGGACATGGCAGGTTCCGAGAGCCGATTTTGATAACACATTGGCTCAGGAAGTTATCAACAAAGGAATTGATCTTGAATTTGAAGCAGAAGTTATTGATATTCAGTTTAACGGAACAGATTCTGTAACGACTGTAAAAAATAAAGATGGCGAGACAAAAGAAATCCACGCAAAATTCGTGATTGATTCCAGTGGCTACGGAAGAGTTCTCCCTAGATTGTTAGATTTGGAAAAACCTTCCAAATTATCTCCCCACTCCGCCATTTTTGCTCATGTAGAAGATCTTAACAGGGAAGAAGGGGTAGAAGGAACATTGATCTCTTTTGATATTATTGAAACTGAAGTCTGGCTTTGGGTCATTCCTTTTTCAAATGGAAATACCAGTTTAGGAATCGTAGGACCTACAGAATACATTGACAAACTCATAGAAAACGGAGACACGACAGAAGCCCTGAGAAAAGCGATTTCTCTTTCCGATTATTATGTAAAGCGTTTTGGAAATGTAGATTTTCTTTTTGAACCAAGACATCTGAAAGATTATTCCTGCTCGGTAAAAAGCTTATTCGGAGACGGATTTGCCTTAACAGGAAATGCTTCAGAATTTTTAGATCCTGTGTTCTCCTCAGGAATGGCTTTTGCAACTGAAGGAGGAATGACGGCAGCAAAATTAGCTTTAAGACAATTAAACGGTGAAAAAGTTGACTGGCAAACAGAATTTGCAGATTATATTTTATATGGCGTAGATGTTTTCACTACCTACGTGAAAGAATGGTACACCGGAAATCTTCAGGAATTATTTTTCCACCAACCCGAAAATCCGGAAGTAAAGAAAAAAATATGCGCTGTTTTAGCAGGTTATGTATGGAACAAAGACAATCCTTTTGTGAAAAAACATGATACTGTTATCAAAAATTTAGCAAATCTTATAAAGCTGGAAAAGCTTGAGCAGCAAAATCAACAATAA
- a CDS encoding aromatic amino acid ammonia-lyase, which yields MKINNFLELRDFQKIIIEKEAIELNDTVLQRVEESFRFLKDFSKNKVIYGVNTGFGPMAQFKINDDDTHQLQYNLIRSHSSGIGNPLPEDEVKAAMLARLNTLSLGNSGVHISVVNLLKELINRNITPLIFEHGGVGASGDLVQLAHLALVLIGEGEVFYKGDRRSTKDVFALEGLEPIHVEIREGLALMNGTSVMSGIGAVNAYKANQLTDISIKLSCAINEIVLAYDDHLSAALNGTKRHAGQQKIAEKMRNHLSDSKLVRKREEHLYTHFEEQDKVFKDKVQEYYSIRCVPQILGPVLDTLEFTEKVLEDEINSANDNPIINVEDQHVYHGGNFHGDYISLEMDKLKIVVTKLTMLAERQLNYLLNAKINEILPPFVNLGKLGFNFGMQGVQFTATSTTAESQMLSNSMYVHSIPNNNDNQDIVSMGTNAAVICRKVIENAFEVLSIEAITIVQAIEYLGYQDEVSSATKALYDDIRKIVPAFSEDMIMYPYLEEVKKYFKNM from the coding sequence ATGAAAATAAATAACTTTTTAGAACTGAGGGATTTTCAGAAGATTATTATCGAAAAAGAAGCCATAGAGCTTAATGATACTGTTTTGCAGAGAGTTGAAGAAAGTTTTCGGTTTCTGAAAGATTTTTCTAAGAATAAAGTAATATATGGAGTGAATACCGGTTTCGGACCGATGGCTCAATTCAAAATTAATGATGATGATACGCATCAGTTGCAATATAATCTGATCAGAAGCCATTCTTCAGGGATTGGAAATCCGTTGCCGGAAGATGAGGTGAAAGCTGCCATGTTGGCAAGATTAAATACATTATCACTGGGGAATTCGGGAGTGCATATTTCTGTTGTTAATTTACTTAAAGAGCTTATTAATAGAAATATTACGCCGCTTATTTTCGAGCATGGAGGAGTCGGAGCGAGTGGAGATTTAGTGCAGTTGGCTCATTTGGCTTTGGTTCTGATTGGTGAAGGTGAAGTTTTTTATAAAGGAGACAGAAGATCAACCAAAGACGTTTTTGCTCTTGAAGGGTTAGAGCCTATTCATGTGGAGATTCGTGAGGGATTGGCCTTAATGAACGGAACTTCAGTAATGTCTGGAATTGGGGCTGTAAATGCTTACAAAGCAAATCAATTGACTGATATTTCTATCAAACTTTCCTGCGCTATTAATGAAATTGTTCTTGCTTATGATGATCACTTGTCGGCGGCGCTAAACGGAACAAAAAGACATGCGGGTCAGCAAAAAATTGCTGAAAAAATGAGAAATCATTTATCGGACAGCAAATTGGTGAGAAAAAGAGAAGAACATCTTTATACTCATTTTGAAGAACAGGATAAAGTTTTTAAAGATAAAGTTCAGGAATATTACTCAATCCGATGTGTTCCGCAGATCTTAGGACCTGTGTTGGATACATTGGAATTTACAGAGAAAGTTCTTGAAGATGAGATCAACTCAGCCAATGACAATCCAATTATTAACGTTGAAGACCAACACGTTTATCACGGAGGAAATTTCCATGGAGACTATATTTCTTTGGAAATGGACAAACTTAAAATTGTGGTTACCAAACTGACCATGTTGGCTGAAAGACAGCTTAATTATCTTTTAAATGCTAAGATCAATGAAATTTTACCACCTTTTGTAAATTTAGGTAAATTAGGTTTTAATTTTGGGATGCAGGGAGTTCAGTTTACAGCAACCTCTACAACAGCGGAAAGCCAGATGCTGTCAAATTCAATGTATGTTCACAGTATTCCTAATAATAATGATAACCAGGATATTGTGAGTATGGGAACAAATGCAGCGGTAATTTGCAGAAAGGTGATCGAAAACGCATTTGAGGTTCTTTCTATTGAAGCGATCACGATTGTTCAGGCGATCGAATATCTTGGATATCAGGATGAAGTTTCTTCTGCGACGAAAGCGTTGTATGATGATATCAGGAAGATCGTTCCTGCTTTTTCAGAAGATATGATTATGTATCCTTATCTTGAAGAAGTTAAAAAATATTTCAAGAACATGTAA
- a CDS encoding AMP-binding protein encodes MFQEKKLQELLIYLETHSPFYQKLFKEHTINIADIQTLEDLQKIPTTVKNDIQQNNDDFFCITPDKIVDYSTTSGTLGDPVTFGLSDHDLERLAYNEAVSFACAGIQKGDVVQMITTIDKRFMAGLAYFLGLRKMGASVVRMGPGIPELQWDSIFRYKPKYLITVPSFLLKMIDYAEKHGIDYKNSSVYGAVCIGESIKNQDFTDNILSQKIKEKWDVKLFSTYASTEMSTAFTECEFQHGGHHHPELIITEILDDEGKPVQEGESGELTITTLGVEAIPLLRFKTGDIVKAHYEPCQCGRNTMRLGPVIGRKQQMIKYKGTTLYPPAMNDILNDFNGILCYQIVIQTNEIGLDEIIIKLSTENNDENFVHEVRDHFRAKLRVSPKIEVINFDILSKTVFHPNSRKPITFVDLR; translated from the coding sequence ATGTTTCAGGAGAAAAAGCTTCAGGAGCTGCTCATTTATCTTGAAACTCATTCTCCTTTTTATCAGAAACTTTTCAAAGAGCATACTATCAATATTGCAGATATTCAAACCCTGGAAGATTTGCAAAAAATTCCAACAACGGTTAAGAATGATATTCAGCAGAATAATGATGATTTTTTCTGTATCACTCCTGATAAAATTGTTGATTACAGTACAACTTCCGGAACATTGGGAGATCCTGTAACATTTGGTTTGTCAGATCATGATCTTGAAAGATTGGCCTATAATGAAGCCGTTTCCTTTGCCTGTGCAGGGATTCAGAAAGGAGATGTTGTACAGATGATTACCACTATTGACAAGAGATTTATGGCAGGACTTGCTTATTTTTTAGGATTAAGAAAAATGGGAGCAAGTGTTGTTAGAATGGGGCCCGGAATTCCTGAATTACAATGGGATTCTATTTTCAGATATAAACCGAAATATTTGATTACGGTTCCGTCATTTCTGTTGAAAATGATTGATTACGCCGAAAAACATGGGATAGATTATAAGAACTCCAGTGTGTATGGAGCGGTTTGTATTGGAGAAAGTATCAAAAATCAAGATTTTACAGATAATATTCTTTCACAGAAAATTAAAGAAAAGTGGGATGTTAAATTATTCTCAACGTATGCTTCCACGGAAATGAGTACCGCTTTTACAGAGTGTGAGTTTCAGCATGGAGGACATCATCACCCGGAACTGATCATTACCGAGATTCTTGATGATGAAGGAAAACCTGTTCAGGAAGGAGAGAGTGGAGAATTAACGATTACCACGTTAGGAGTTGAAGCGATTCCTTTGCTGAGATTTAAAACAGGGGATATTGTTAAAGCACATTATGAACCTTGTCAGTGTGGAAGAAATACAATGCGTTTAGGCCCTGTGATCGGAAGAAAACAGCAGATGATCAAATATAAAGGGACGACTTTGTATCCTCCTGCCATGAATGATATTCTGAATGATTTTAATGGAATTTTATGCTATCAGATTGTTATTCAAACTAATGAAATTGGGCTTGATGAGATTATTATCAAACTGAGTACGGAAAATAATGATGAGAATTTTGTACATGAAGTGCGGGATCATTTTCGAGCAAAACTCAGAGTGAGTCCAAAAATTGAAGTAATCAATTTTGATATTTTATCTAAAACCGTTTTCCATCCCAATAGCCGAAAGCCTATTACTTTTGTTGATTTGAGATAA
- a CDS encoding NAD(P)/FAD-dependent oxidoreductase, with the protein MKKEFDILVIGSGLGGLVSALILAKEGQKVGVLEKNNQFGGNLQTFSRDKLIFDTGVHYIGGLSEGQNLNRFFSYLEIMDELQLHKMNEDGYDRITFGEDETEYPHAQGYENFVNQLAHFFPEERQNLETYCEEIQEICNYFPRYNVVGKDNYNEEILHLNTRRFIESITSNEKLQAVLLGSNFLYAGDSENTPFYVHALTVNSYIQSAYKCVKGGSQISKLLVKKLREYGAEIHRHSEVSEMIFNNDNILTSVKTKSGKEYFAKKFISNIEIRSLIPLIGKERLKKSFLNRVLSWEPVSSCFSVYLVLKPNSILNYDYNIYHYSSEELVWNAYRYDKSLWPETYMLSTTPSKHHPEFAESLTAISYMDFEEVKEWEKTFNTVADEHERGQLYEQFKLEKAEKMIAALEQKIPGLRNAIKKVYTSSPLSYRDYIGSFDGNMYGYAKTSENPLKTMVSPRTKIDNLFLTGQSVNMHGILGCTIGGFNTCAEILGKEVIDERLTQMINKSEKEK; encoded by the coding sequence TTGAAAAAAGAATTTGACATACTTGTGATCGGAAGCGGATTGGGAGGTCTTGTTTCGGCTCTTATTCTGGCTAAAGAAGGACAGAAAGTGGGTGTGTTGGAAAAAAATAATCAATTCGGAGGGAACTTACAGACCTTTTCACGGGACAAATTAATCTTTGATACTGGTGTTCATTATATTGGAGGACTTTCAGAGGGGCAGAATCTTAACCGGTTTTTCTCTTATTTGGAAATTATGGATGAGCTTCAGCTTCATAAAATGAATGAAGATGGGTATGACAGAATTACATTTGGAGAAGATGAAACAGAATATCCCCATGCTCAAGGCTATGAGAATTTTGTTAATCAATTGGCTCATTTTTTTCCTGAAGAAAGACAGAATTTGGAAACCTACTGTGAGGAGATTCAGGAAATCTGTAATTATTTCCCAAGATATAATGTCGTTGGAAAAGACAATTATAATGAAGAAATTCTCCACTTAAATACTAGAAGATTTATAGAGTCAATCACCTCGAATGAAAAATTACAGGCGGTATTGCTGGGCTCTAATTTCCTTTATGCCGGAGACTCAGAAAATACTCCTTTCTATGTGCATGCTTTAACGGTGAATTCCTATATCCAAAGCGCTTACAAATGTGTGAAAGGTGGAAGTCAGATTTCAAAACTCTTGGTGAAAAAACTCCGCGAATATGGAGCAGAGATTCATCGTCATTCTGAAGTTTCTGAAATGATATTTAACAATGACAATATTTTGACTTCAGTAAAAACCAAGTCGGGAAAAGAATATTTTGCTAAGAAGTTTATTTCAAATATTGAAATCCGTTCATTGATCCCATTAATTGGAAAAGAAAGATTGAAAAAATCTTTCCTGAATCGTGTTCTGAGTTGGGAACCTGTTTCTTCCTGTTTCAGTGTGTATTTGGTGCTTAAACCGAATTCGATTCTGAACTACGATTATAATATTTACCATTACTCATCTGAAGAATTGGTCTGGAATGCCTATCGCTATGACAAAAGTCTATGGCCGGAAACCTATATGCTTTCCACAACACCCTCTAAACATCATCCTGAATTTGCAGAAAGTTTAACTGCAATTTCTTATATGGATTTTGAAGAGGTAAAAGAATGGGAAAAAACATTTAATACAGTTGCAGATGAGCATGAAAGAGGACAGTTGTATGAACAATTCAAATTAGAAAAAGCTGAAAAAATGATTGCTGCTCTTGAACAGAAAATTCCCGGTTTGAGAAATGCTATAAAAAAGGTGTATACTTCTTCTCCTTTATCCTATCGTGATTATATCGGAAGTTTTGACGGAAATATGTACGGATATGCCAAAACCTCCGAAAATCCTTTAAAAACAATGGTTTCTCCCCGTACAAAGATCGATAATCTGTTCCTTACTGGACAATCTGTAAATATGCACGGAATTTTGGGCTGTACCATTGGTGGATTCAATACTTGTGCAGAGATTCTGGGAAAAGAGGTGATTGATGAAAGACTAACACAAATGATTAATAAAAGTGAAAAAGAAAAATAA